The following DNA comes from Cucumis sativus cultivar 9930 chromosome 7, Cucumber_9930_V3, whole genome shotgun sequence.
ATCATTTGCtcaaatttgtgtttatttgttttcttagtaatcaattatatatatagccattcatatatatatatatatatatatgatgatgataataataatgataatacaACCCcaaaaatcattattatattGGAAAATAGAGCAAATTCTATAAAgccaattttaattaattaagggaACACATTTActaatttagaaagaaaaattataaattagtgTAATTGCTTTCTTAACTAAAGCAATTACATTTGAGGAATGATCCTTAAGTTatttggagaaagaaaaacggTAACAGAATTGGGGAAGGAGAAGAGTgcgtctccttttcaaaaaaaggaaagaagaaaaaaaaatcattcatcACTCTACTTTTGTTGGCACcgaaagaaatgaagaagctAATTAGAGATAAAGGAAAATGTCATTTCACAATCTTATAATATAAGagaaaatattcttttgcATACGTGACAACATTTCATAACAACTTCAAAtctacaataatatatatcattaacaACCATATGGcttttactcttttattttaataaaattacttGTAACAATTTAGATCATAATTTTCTCCCATATATGATTCATTGTCTACTCCCGAGTTTATCGATAACAAAagttaaacattttttttttttgtatattcaACGATATGTACGAGTGAAAATTATAACTTCTCACATTCTTGTCAAAgagttataatatttaaactatttcaCCTAATTAGTCAATccttaaagaaaatgttaaaaggtaagaaattaaactattttttctcatgTTTTAGTCAACTTTAACATAATTTAATCAGTCAaacctacaaaataaattacatttagAAGCCAAAATAAACCACTTAAGGAGCATAAAGAATTTAAGACTTTGGATCCTCCAAAGTGTTATATGTGCAACAGAATGTGCCAAAGCATTCTAATTATAACGAGcatgagaaaacaaaacaacactAAGCTTTTCATCTCTAATCTTAACTTTCTCACTAAACAAGGAAACTTTAGAAAAATCTACAGCATCGCCATTCAGATTAATAACGCCACCAAGCAATCAAACTCCACGAACATGTTTGAAACACATATAGAAGTCAATGTTTCAAGTCCAAAACAAATCGCCATAGCTTCAAGGATCATCATGTTCTGACAAATGGAGACAAACCTAAGGCCGGTTGAAAACACGAACCAAGCGATAAAGTAGCACTCAATCAAAACCGCTTGAGTTAATAGTAGGGTTCCAAGATACATAGGTATTCAACTTCCTATAAGTTGGGACAAGAAGACGCTAGTCTAACTCGGTTGGGATATGGATAGAATGGTTTGACCCATTTCCTTTACCATCGATGTAGTCACCACCATAGCAAGAATAAAATGGTCAAGACTTGTATCATCGACAAAGAAATTAGAGATTCTATCAACGGCAACATATTAAGTTAGCAAGGTCCTTGGTTAAGAAAATTATGTAGTTTACTTAAACATCTAAActcctaaaaagaaaatgttacttttaaaaaatagtataataaGAGAAGTTATTTGAAATGACAAAACGGCTAAAAggatttataaaaattatagaatttataattttcataaacataacaaaacaccaaaatatttggGATGggtgtaacaaaataaaaaaaaaaacttaggaagccaacaatttttttaaaaatattccaagttcgttcttcttttctatcttttttcttctgcaattattctttttctttctatcatttttttctccaatttttttcatatatatatatatttttgaaatcatgATCATTGTTTGATAAATCTTGTAtcgttttattttcaaaatattatttggttcaagttcgtgtaccaaatataaaagatcttgaatAAAGATGGTTGAAATATTGATACACGATGTTTAGAGTTGACTACGACCAAATCTAACAAAGATCTTGAACAAGTCTAAATACCAAATTATCttgccaaatctaaatgatcttgtataaaaaaaatagggcttgttggctttttttttttcattttcgaaattgttttatatattgtaaatatacggtggaattgttatatttgttttataaaaaaaacccttaaaacaatattataataataataatagtaataataataataataatatataaaagttggAGCTCTTATAATTTGCGAAGATAAGCTATGTTGTATTCAACAAAtgactctctctctctcaactttgagcaattttttttaaaaggtaaaattggaaaatggaaaaagggCATTTTAGGAATAAAAAGTTCGTGTAGAGGCAAGAGGCATTAGCCTTTCATTCGCTcaaaaattcaaccaaaccaactctttatttttttctttttccaaagcCACAgcctctctcttttcttctctttcagCAACAACACCACTATGTCACCAGTTCACCACCTTCTCTCAACTCTCAACCCAAAAAACACACCTAAAAATGCCACCAATTACATATACAATTCCCAAAACTTGGTTTTATTGTACTTCTAGATGCATGTTTTTCACTCACTACCCCCCCTTTTTTCTTGCACATTCACCaaccttcttcttttgttttctctcttcaattcTCCCAATTGGGTTTTGATTCTGTGAAATCTCTGTTTCTTTAGGTTGTTTATTCCCCATGTTTGCTGTTTTTTCAGGTACTATTCTACACATTTCACTCACTTTCTTCTCCAATGGCTTCCCCTTTCCTTGGAGCTTCCATGGCTCCCccattttaccttttctttcttttttttatatggctattctatttttctctGCTTTTTCCTTTCTGggtctctctcttttttggtCTTTGGTTTTGCATTTTGGGGCATTTGTGGgttccttttatttttggcCTCTCCTAGAAGAAAAGGTGGTGGTTGGTTGATGGGATATTGGGTTGACTTATTTCtcaagagagagaaaaagagattaaGAACCCTCTTGGgttttttctctgttttttttttttatatttggttttgGATTAGTAACATACAAATTTGATAGATGCCCATGTTTGCTGTCATtcccctttttcctttttgtgattttttcttttctagagCTTGGAGTTCTTGTTGTTCATTATGTTGGAACTCAGATGATTGTATATTgctgtgtttttcttttttgtttgcaaCTGAGTTGTTTATGCAGAATCCAACGCTGGgttcttgaaaatttaatagGATTTTTATGAGACTCTTGAATTAGTATCTTTTAAGTAAAATGAAAAGCTGCTTCTTTTGAGTTTTCTATTAAGGTTTGTTTTAAGATATGGGAGTTAAATTTGGTTTACTAGTTTTTGAGATCGTATACCTCGTGGATAGATCCCTTCTTTTCATCAATTTGCATTAACTGTAGAAGCTGGTTAAATGGTTTTGGCCTCCAGTCATGATGCTAACTTgatgatttttatttgtaacTGCCACGAATATGTAAGCGAAAAATGTCTTCTCTGTACCATTTTGTCCTCTCTAAATATCTTCCTTATTATTCTTTCTCTGATAAACATATTTTCCTTGGGTTCTTTGGATGCTAAGCTTTATAAATGGAGTCCTTCAATCCACCATCttttaatgagtttttttataaaaggaaaGGCGAAAATCATGTTATTTTCGGGTAATTGGATTCAGCTTCAAGCATCGACATAAATGCCTTAGAGATTATGTTTCCATATTTAGGTTGATGCACCTAAACTAGAAACTTTTAAAGTATTCAGTATCTCTCAAGTTATTATTAATGAGCTTCCATCCTTGGTGAATTGGTCCTCTTGTTTTCCTCAGTATCTTTATTTTCCagctttatcatttttttgaGTCTTCGTGTTCATGACGATGTTTAGTATTTTCTGTATAGCATCAGAACCTCTTGTTTTGCTCAGCATCCTTATTTTCCAGCTTTTTCGCTTTCTTTTGAGTCTTCATGTTCACGacaatgtttaatattttctgTATAACATCAAACTCCTCTTGTTTTGCTCAATATCCTTATTTTCCAGCCTTTTCGATTTCTTTCGAGTCTTCTTGTTCACGACgatgtttaatattttctgTATAACACCAGAGGTTACATTCAAAACTTGACCGTAAATGCCTCTCCTTTGAATCCAAGGGGGGACAGATTCATGATAAACAATTCGTTGCATACATTGTGCACGACGTAAAGATAGACATCAACTATGGTGAGCTTAAGAAGACGCAGGCTGTTAGGACTATGCTCaggtaaatttaaatattcttgTGATATAAATGATTGTTTGTTGAATAAGGAATCacctttaatttttctttggtgATACTTTCTAGAAAGTTTGTATGTTGTCTTTCTTTCCTAGCTCAAAAAGTTCacaattcaatttattaaaattgttcGTTGAAACTTTCTGAGACATTTCAGGGAAAAGTTCATTTGTAGCTCCACTTCCTAAGTTTTCAGATCACGAAACCGCTACCGAAAATCCTAGTCCAAGTAACATACTCATCACTTTGCATCCAAAGTCTTCTGATGATGTTAACATCAAAGATAGGGTAAGGTTACAAGCTTGAAACCTTTTCTGACAATTTGGCACGTACACGTAACAGTGATAAAGTTTATATGAAGTTACTCCCACATGCAAGTTGATACCTTTAATATCTATTCTTGTTTCTTCCAAGAATATTGATATTGGAAGATCAGTTAAGCTTCCTAGATTTTGCTTATAAAAGTCGGTAAAACGATTTATGCATTTCATTCTTTACATGTTACTTTAAATAGTTGTTCTGAAATCTTATTCCGTACCATATGGAGATCTATGATTGCTTCACATTTTCTTACTAAATGCTTTGATTCTGAATTGGCTAAGAATATTCTAAAACACCATGTTTTTAAGCTTTATCTTGGGTAAAATTTTTCTACCTTTTAAATAGGCTGCCAAAATTCAGGAGGATCGGTCTGAGTTCTTTAAATGCTCTTGCTTCTACAAGTTAGATGAATCTGCAATACAACTACAATGTAAATTAATCTGACTGAATAGAAAATGTTGTCAATATATACAttgaattttctctttctctacaAAAGCCTGTGAAGATCTCGGGCTTTCGAACTTGAACCCATAACTATGGAGGGATGGATTAAACTTCAGTAACTGATGGAAGTTAAATCCTCAATTTTCTATTTCGTTCGACTCTTCAAATACACATTTTAAGGACGCAGGTTTAAAGAATTCATGTGCCTGACTTGATTTTACTGAGTGCTATCGTTCAGAGGATCTATTCAATGAATACATAGTTCTATCactatttgatttatttcacTGCCTTCCAAAAATATGGGTCTATATACAATTCTTATATATTGGgtgtaatttaaattttgtgagtTCATTATATCTGCTTTTTGAGGATGATGGCTTATAATCTGACAGttattttccaaatttggTCTTTTGTTACAGAGCTCTATTGTAAATATGGAATCCAGTTTCAGAAATGCTTTGGAATGGACCTCACTGAATGAACAGTCTAATCAGCCTATTTCAGGTTGTCTGATTAAGAACCGTGTTTATTGCAATCATAGTAGACGGTCATTGTTTGTTTGTGAGTAGATATAAAGTTTTTGTGAtgctcatttttgtttaatattaaCTTTGGCCATTAGTTTTTGTTCCTTGAAATGGAAATCTTATATATGTcgtttaatatttgtttgttgtaatttagaaGTTAGAGATTGATCTTATCGTAGTTCCTTGCAACCAATTGCACGGTTGGGGCATCAGTTTATAAATGCCACGGCATAAGACACTTGTTTTATGCACAAGCGCATTATTAGCACAACTATTGTAATTGTCAGTCTTCCCCTAAGTCAATGTGTACGATGTTCAAATTTGACTACCTGCATTTCATCTCTCTTAATACATGGACTTGTGTTGGTAGGGCATCCACTAAAGCATAGAAAGAGACATAGGAGAAAGAACTCTCATAATCAAGAACTATCAATCATGAGGGGTGTCTACTTCAAGAACATGAAATGGCAGGCTGCAATTAAGGTTGACAAGAAACAGATACATTTGGGAACGTTCGGTTCACAAGAAGAGGCTGCACATTTGTACGACAGGTATTCATTTTCCGAATCATTTCTTATTTCACTTTTAACCTTAAAAAACAGCATTTATATGCAGGCTAAGGCTaagatatatttctttttgtcgAAATGATCATCATAGAGCACCAATACGAGGATGGCTAGAAAATTTCCTTGCAGTGATTCAAGTTTCTACAAATCTGTCACTGAAAGAAAGAATCAATAAGTTACAAAACAGAATTTCATGTACCGAATTCTCAACCAAATTAACTGATGCACTACTCGTTTTATTCTATAAGGATTAAGAAACCAATTGTAGACAAGAAAAGATACATTTGTAGAAGTGCTAATTGGTACAGTGTTCTGCATATGAGAGGAAATCAGAGATAAGACATTGTTCATGTATGAAACTTTAATCATATACATAAACACATAGATTTGTACATAAACGTGCATAACATATACATACTACACCAATTAACATGTACGAGCTCACCAAGATATGATGCGCATCAGTGTGTGGTATAGCATTGAACTTACGTTACTGCTGTGTATCATTTTGTCCATTTATCTATTAAGTCATTAAGTGAGCAGTAACCAGCTTGAGCTCGATTCACATTGATGAGCATCCCTTCAGTTTTGTGTCGGTATGAGGTACAATGAACTCACCAGTCTTTTGATTTTGCAGAGCTGCTTTCGTGTGTGGAAGGGAACCGAATTTCGAACTCTCTGAGGAAGAGAAACAAGAACTCCAAAAGTTCAAATGGGAAGACTTCCTTGCTATGACTCGACACGCAATTACAAACAAAAGTAGTCAACTTTTACTCTCAAAAGCTTCTGTTATCGTGTTTTCATACATTAGATTCAGTTCGTTATTAGTTGTAATGTGTTTCAGAGCACAAGAGACTTAGTGTTAGCGCGGGATCATCACCAAAGAAGCTTGGAGCTTCGTCGCTGCAAATCGACAACACCGAATTGAAGCACAGATTTAACGAGGCTCCACTGCCAGAAGACATTAACTTCACTTGAGCTAGTTTATAACTcaagaaaatggtaaaactTTCTAGTTCCAAGTTGCTTGATCCTCCATTCAAATTCCTCCCTCCCAAGTAAATGTGCTTTTAGGCTAGAATACATTGCTTCCTTCATGTGggtaaattcatttttgttttcttcttcaatt
Coding sequences within:
- the LOC101210954 gene encoding ethylene-responsive transcription factor-like protein At4g13040 isoform X2, yielding MVSLRRRRLLGLCSGKSSFVAPLPKFSDHETATENPSPSNILITLHPKSSDDVNIKDRSSIVNMESSFRNALEWTSLNEQSNQPISGHPLKHRKRHRRKNSHNQELSIMRGVYFKNMKWQAAIKVDKKQIHLGTFGSQEEAAHLYDRAPIRGWLENFLAVIQVSTNLSLKERINKLQNRISCTEFSTKLTDALLVLFYKD
- the LOC101210954 gene encoding ethylene-responsive transcription factor-like protein At4g13040 isoform X1; its protein translation is MVSLRRRRLLGLCSGKSSFVAPLPKFSDHETATENPSPSNILITLHPKSSDDVNIKDRSSIVNMESSFRNALEWTSLNEQSNQPISGHPLKHRKRHRRKNSHNQELSIMRGVYFKNMKWQAAIKVDKKQIHLGTFGSQEEAAHLYDRAAFVCGREPNFELSEEEKQELQKFKWEDFLAMTRHAITNKKHKRLSVSAGSSPKKLGASSLQIDNTELKHRFNEAPLPEDINFT